A window of Marmota flaviventris isolate mMarFla1 chromosome 11, mMarFla1.hap1, whole genome shotgun sequence genomic DNA:
CCCGCACACGTGCGGCCCTGACTCACGTGCTTCCGGTTTGAAGGCAAAAAGTGTgcctgggtgattttttttttaagcgagAGAGTTTGTGCAAAGATCCGAGCTGTCAGagatttgaggggaaaaaaaaaaaaaaaaaggcagcccGGCGCTGGCGGAGACGCGCTCTCCCTGCAAAAAAAGCAAAGGCGATTAAAGGCGCTGCCAGCCTCGCGCTCTGGGCACAGCTGAGCGTGACACTCGGGGAAGTCAAACCCCTCACTACTGCCTAGGAAGATGGCTAGActttaaagactatttttttttccctttaagaaaaagaatcttagagcttttattcttctttttttcttctgttcttttttcattttttttttctttccttttggccGTGGCTTACTCCCCATTTAAAACAAATCATTGAATCTGGttgcagaaaggaaaagaaatagccAAGTGTCTACATTATCTGGATGTCTACAaattagagagagggagagacagcgAGATCTATCTGCTCGATTAAGAGCAAGCGATCCAGGCCAGACGCCTGGGCTTTTTTTCCTGCACCCGCCCCGAGCCTTCGCTGAGGCTTCGCCTGCCTCCTTCCTCGGCGCACCCCCACGGGCCGCTGGCAAAGTGGGGTGGGGAGCGAggcggggggggcgggggccGGCGCGGCGGCCGGGGCGGCGGGGCGGCCGAGCATGGAAGAACAGCAGCCGGAACCTAAAAGTCAGCGCGACTCGGGCCtcggcgcggcggcggcggcggcggccccgGGCGGCCTCAGCCTGAGCCTCAGTCCCGGCGCCAGCGGCAGTAGCGGCAGCGATGGAGACAGCGTGCCCGTATCCCCGCAGCCCGCGCCCCCCTCGCCGCCCGCGGCGCCCTGCCTGCCGCCCCTGGCCCACCACCCGCACCTCCCCCCgcaccccccgcccccgccgccgccgccgcagcaTCTCGCGGCGCCTGCTCACCAGCCGCAGCCCGCGGCCCAGCTGCACCGCACTACCAACTTTTTCATCGACAACATCCTGAGGCCGGATTTCGGCTGCAAAAAAGAGCAGCCGCCGCCGCAGCTCctggtggcggcggcggcggcggccggagGAAGCGCAGGAGGAGGAGGCCGGGTCGAGCGTGACAGAGGCCAGACTGGCACAGGTAGAGACCCTGTCCACCCGTTGGGCACGCGGGCGCCGGGCGCCGCCTCGCTCCTATGCGCCGCGGACGCGAACTGTGGCCCACCCGACGGCTCCCAGCCCGCCAACACCGCCGGCGCGGGCGCGTCCAAAGCCGGGAACCcggctgcggcggcggcggcggcggcggcggcggcagcggccgtggcagcggcggcggcagcagcagcagccgccaAGCCCTCGgacagcggcggcggcggcagtgGAAGCGGCGCGGGGAGTCCCGGCGCACAGAGCGCGAAGTACCCGGAGCACGGCAACCCTGCCATCCTACTTATGGGCTCAGCCAACGGTGGGCCCGTGGTCAAAACTGACTCACAGCAGCCCCTCGTCTGGCCCGCCTGGGTCTACTGCACTCGCTACTCGGATCGTCCGTCTTCTGGTGAGTACCCAAACCGGGGCTTCGCTGTGCCTTCCGGTCCCGCCGGTCGCCCCCAGAACCACAAGCCGCCGCGCTGGGGAGAACAAACCCAGCTTCAGGCGCTCTCCTCTCGCAAGCCCGATTCCTCCTCCTTACCCCGGTGCCAGCCACATCCGAATGTGTCCACATCTGTGATCCTGGCCTCTGAGTCCACCACCCGGGAAACTACAGTTCCTGGCAGGGGAGGTCTGGATCCTTTGATTTTTGAACTCTGAGCCCCTGGGGCCTTCTTTTGTGTTTTACCTTTATTATTCTTAAGAAAGATGTACAAttagtcattgatttttttcttacaagGAAAGGAGTGTTTAGAGCTAGCGGGAAGACAGGCCTAGTGATTTGGGTCTGATTTCCACCAGTCTGGTCCGGTAGAGGAAGGCTTTGACTGGGGAACGCTTTGGCCAGAGAAATAATATTCGCTGCCTGTTCTTACAGACAAAAACATAATCTCGATATATTCTGCAGAGAGTCCATTTACATAGATGGAGACAGATATGGGGAAACACAGGAAGGGAGAAGAAGACATTGCACGCCATCCTCCTCTTTCAGTCAGGTTGCAAAAGAGTCGGATCCGGGTGGGTAGAATCCAGTGAAAGGCAGTTACCAGGAAGGTGCTCTCGGGGCCTCGGGTTCTTTGGGAGCTGACAGACagtgggaaaggagagaaagcaggTCCGGCTCAGGCTTGAAAGCAGGGCGAAGGACAGGAGAACCGGCCTCTCCAGCAGTTTCTCCGCGGCCTTGcgttttccttctttcattccgTCCTTCTGAACATCTGCCATTTAGCAGATTTAGGCCAGCCACGAGCTGGTTTTTCTGGGCTCTTCTTCCACTCTTGTTCGGTGTCCCCTTGCGTTTGGCCAGCTCAAGGCCAAGACCTGCCCTGGGACAGAAGCTGGGCCCCGGAAAGGAGACCAAGGCCTGCCAGACACACTGGGCCCGGCAGCGCCTTGGAGACCAGTGGGGGCCACTAAGAGAATAGTAGGGGCTCTGGCCCATGATCAGGATTTTAGGAACCCGGGGTCTGCCAGGGGGCCAGGTACAGCCTAGCTACGTTCTTTTCTGGCTGGTCTCTTGCCGCGGTACTACCACTGGCCAGGCGCGGATCGATGAGCGCTATCAGCCCCCGCCATCTCGAGCCCCGTTATTGACACGTCGGGCTCCCTGAACCTCCGAAAAGCTGCTTTGATTGACTCGCCTGATGGATAGAGTGATTGAGCTGTCAGGCTGTGTGGCTCGGTCTGGCCGGGAGGCTACGATTTTATTACAAGTGTCCGTGCCTCtgcgcgcacacacatacacaacactcCAACATGCCCCAGACACACCGCGCGCAGTGGGGCCTTTCTGGGGATGTACACGTTTCCTGGGCCATCTCTGCCCGCTCAGCTAATTACTAATCTAAACCCCAGTCCTGCTCTGGAGGGGGCCTTGTCTTTGTTTGTGATGGCTTTCCTCCTCATGGGCCTGGACCGGCAGAGGACCTGATCTTTCTCCTGTCTGGGCAGTTCAGGGGGATGATCCCCAAGCTAGACCTGAGTCACTACAGTCTGCTTAGGCCTGAACTCTTTGTCATAGGACAGCTGGTGATCCCAGACTAGCCTGCCCCACGAGCCAGCTGCCCATCTTACCCCTCTGTCGCTATGTTTAGAGATGCTGGCAAAGACCCTTCTTTCCTGACAGTTTTAGAGAGTAACAGGCCTGACAGGGACATAACTTGTATGCTCCCGTAACCAAGACAGGGCCCAGCAAGTCCATGCCAGGAGACCTGGACACAGAAGTCACAGGACACAGGTGTAGGCTATCCAGGGACAGACCAGAAGATTCAACTTCTGGGTCTCCTTCCATTCTCCAGGGCTGGACACCATAGCAGCCCTCTTTTCAGACTGTCATTGGAGGGAGACTTTACTTTTCTGGGAGTTTTCCTTCATGGGCTTCTTACCACCAAGTCATAGAGCAGATTGCTCTAGAGATTGTCTGTCACCATCTTTCTGCCCCTGTTTTGCTCATGGACTGGGAAATGGATATGATCTCCTTTGCCAATGGCATCCATGGGCAGAGAAAGCGAGTCTGGCCTATTTCTGTTATTCAGGAGTTTTTGATCCTAAAATTGCAGTATGCGGGTtcgaagaagagaggaagggacctTCCTGTGTAGCTGGGTGGAGGAATGGAAAGGGCTCTCTTTTTCTTGTTGGTATTATCCAAGAAGCAAAACAGAGTACCCCTTCCCATGAAGGGCCTCTGCAGTTGAGTGAAGGCCTCTTCTTTCCCTTCAGAGGGAAAGGAGCAGTCAGTGTCTCCCACCTGCCCTAGAAAGTGTTTCTTTTAGGCcatagagaaagaagaggaggcaCAGAACAGACATCAAGTTCTTTGGAGCTGGGCAACCTTCTCACAGCCTCTTCCCTGTCCCCTTATTCTCCGGTCAATGGCTACAAGCGCACATTGTCTCATTATAGGTGCCTCCATGTATATAACTTgtttagaaagaaaggaagatgagtTTGCAGGCCGGTCATCCCCCACCAGAGCCTGTCCTTACTGCCCCAATCCTTTTTACTCCAGGGCTGTGAAAATAGTAGGCCTCTGACCTCCAACTGTGGCTAGGCAGTATGGGGCTTCAAATCTCTATCTTGGATTCCCGCCTTCTTGGCCAGGAAGTGCTGTGATTTAAGCCTGTCCCCGGATTCTTCTGTTCTGAATTAGGATGTGGGGTGCACCTACAACCTCGGCTAGTTTTCCTCCCTGGCACTTTTGCACCGTTCCCCAGAAAGGTACCCATAGACCTGAGTGGTTCAGCAAAGGGCTCTTGGATGGAGGGATTGGCCAGGCGGGAGGGAGCTGGTGATCCAGCAGGGCCTCCGGATCACCCCGGAAGCACGGGGCTAGATCCCGGCTGGGCTCTGCCATTCTCACGGCTTCCTCTgccctctccccccctcccctctgcccttcgtccccacccccacccggccCTCTCCGCCGCTGCAGGTCCGCGCACCAGGAagctgaagaagaagaagaacgaGAAGGAGGACAAGCGGCCGCGGACGGCCTTCACGGCGGAGCAGCTGCAGAGACTCAAGGCGGAGTTCCAGGCGAACCGCTACATCACGGAGCAGCGGCGGCAGACCCTGGCCCAGGAGCTCAGCCTCAACGAGTCCCAGATCAAGATCTGGTTCCAGAACAAGCGTGCCAAGATCAAGAAAGCCACAGGCATTAAGAACGGCCTGGCGCTGCACCTCATGGCCCAGGGACTGTACAACCACTCGACCACCACGGTCCAGGACAAAGACGAGAGCGAGTAGCTGCGGCCGGCCGGGGCCGCGCGGTTCGGGCCGCCGCGCCCCGAGCCCCCTCCTGGCACCGCTGCCTCTGCCTCGCGGGCCCAGCGCCTGGGGAGAAATGATCAGCGcaaaggagggagggagcaacagggaagagagacagacagacagacagagagagatcCTCAGAGTGGACAGCCACGTTTGAAcgaaaaacatttttgaaaagggAGAAAGACTCGGACAGGTGCTAtcgaaaaaaaaatatgatctatTCACTATTCACAGTATAAGGGACGAAACTGCGAACTCCTTAAAGCTCTATCTAGCCAAACCGCTTACGACcttgtatatatttaatttcaggTAAGGAAAACAAATGTGTAGCGATCTCTATTTGCTGGACATTTTTATTAATctcctttattattattgttataattattataattattataattattttatcccCCCCTCTCCCGCCTCGCTGTCCCCCGGCCCCAGTTTCGTTTTcgtttgaatgtttttttttttttgctgcccaGTACCTCCCGCCCCGCATCGCTGGCCCTCGTTTCTCTGGGACTTTTCTTTGTGTGCGTGAGAGTGTGTTTCCTCGCGTGTCTGCCCTTcgcctcccccgccccccacctcccAGGACCCTTCTGTCCGTCTGTCTGTCCTGCCCCCCCTTATGTTTGCCGGAGACTCGTTGAGAAATACGACCCCCACAGACTGCGAGACTGAACCGCCGCTACAAGCCAAAGATTTTATTATGTTCAGAAACCTGTAGTCGGAAATAAAGTGTACACTGTGCTCACGAGCCCCTGGCGGCCCTCCTCTTTGCGGGCTCGGGAAAGGCGTGGGCCCCCGGGCACGCAGCTGCCCCGGCGGCGCCACCGCGTGCACTCCAGGGGTAGAGCTCCGGCGTCGCCGGCCAGGCCTTGCGATCTCCGCGCAACGAATGCGGGGGTCAAAGGAGGAGTGCGATGGAAGAATCGGCTCGGATTTGGGTTTGGCCCTGCGTTCAAGGGAACCCAAAGGCTAAAAGCCGAGCCCACGCTCGGGAAACACGGTCTGGGGTGCGGGGCTGCTGGCTGTGTCTGCGGCCCAGCCGGCTGTGGCCTCCGGTTCAACCTGCTCCTTGTGCCAGCCTGTaccttttcttttccagtttctttctctctctcttttctttattattattatttaaaaaatcttctccCCTTTCCCGATGGGTTTttcctagagatttttttttttttcctccaaaggcAGAAGGCCTTCCCAGGGCAGGCAGAGATGCGGGGCTGCCTCTCAAGCTGAGCGACCTGTTTGGGAGAGGGATGCTTCTGCTGGTCCTCTCTGCAACCTGGACTTTGTCCCTCTTCGTTTGGGGGAGTGATCCCTCTTACAAGCGGTGGGTCTGGGGTTGGGTAGCACAGGGAGAATCGGTGGGCTTGGATCCTAAGGTCCCACAAAGCGGGCTGGGGGCGGTGcgtgggagggtggggaaggaggcCCGAATGCTGGGAAAGCCATGAGGGATGGCCACCGCTGGCCCTACGCTGGGCCTTGAACCCAGGTCTGCCTAGTCCTCACACTAAACCTTACTTCTTCACTGATGGGGGCGCACTGTATACAAGCCCCCAGTTCCATCAGGACCCCTGGATATCCCCAGAGAGAAATATCTGTATTCTTGCCATTGAACCTGGGTCCAGTCCTTCCAGGATAGGCATTGCTCCGATCACAACACACACATTTAAGACTTAGTAGGAGGAGAGGGAGGTCCCTCCTTAGAAGGTATTATCTCTCCtttgtacagttttttttttaaattattattattattatcgtGAATTCTGCtttggtcttttttttccctcttgtgcAATATGTATGCATGTGCCTGAATACATGTATGTAGGTGAGTAGGTAGATAGCTGTCCATACCCTTGTGTGCACATGTAATGTGCAGATATTGGTATATCTAAGTTCCTATCAGTTTCATCTGTATTACTATTTGTGTGCATATTGTATAACTGGGTGTTTATTTCTCTGTGATTAGATGCATAATTGGGCATTTGTGAATTCACAGTGTGTGTAATGCACTCATTTGTGTTTGCAAGTTTGGAATGTGTTTTGCAGGTGTGTTTTTTGAGGTTTGTGCATGTGTGGGAACCCTGTTCTCTGTGCTGTCTTCCCTTGggtttattttctgttgtttttgcaGAATTGATTTTGTGGGAAATGAGAATAGCCAATCATTCCacctttttttcttgaaaaattccatttatttagtCCAATGTCCATCTAACTCCTGGCCAGAGAAATGACAGTGCTAGGTCCCATACCCAGGAAGACAAGACTCCCTCCAAATCCTTGCAAAGGATTTAGGAACTTGGGGCTTGGTGGTCAGGAGTGGAGTTGGGGTGAGCATTTGACATTGTGATGGGCCCCCAATTTTATAATAgtgttttccttcctttcaccTCACCATTGTTGTCTTAAATAACTCCT
This region includes:
- the En1 gene encoding homeobox protein engrailed-1, with product MEEQQPEPKSQRDSGLGAAAAAAAPGGLSLSLSPGASGSSGSDGDSVPVSPQPAPPSPPAAPCLPPLAHHPHLPPHPPPPPPPPQHLAAPAHQPQPAAQLHRTTNFFIDNILRPDFGCKKEQPPPQLLVAAAAAAGGSAGGGGRVERDRGQTGTGRDPVHPLGTRAPGAASLLCAADANCGPPDGSQPANTAGAGASKAGNPAAAAAAAAAAAAAVAAAAAAAAAAKPSDSGGGGSGSGAGSPGAQSAKYPEHGNPAILLMGSANGGPVVKTDSQQPLVWPAWVYCTRYSDRPSSGPRTRKLKKKKNEKEDKRPRTAFTAEQLQRLKAEFQANRYITEQRRQTLAQELSLNESQIKIWFQNKRAKIKKATGIKNGLALHLMAQGLYNHSTTTVQDKDESE